One segment of Stappia sp. 28M-7 DNA contains the following:
- a CDS encoding replication-associated recombination protein A, whose translation MSDLFQSAGLGAQTRRPLADRLRPAQLSDVVGQDHLLGPDGVLTRMLETGSLGSLVFWGPPGTGKTTVARLLADATDLRFEQISAIFSGVAELKKVFEAARASRLTGKATLLFVDEIHRFNRAQQDSFLPVMEDGTVTLVGATTENPSFELNAALLSRAHVLTFRTLDSEALERLLARAEAEEGRPLPLDEGARAALLRMADGDGRAALTLAEDVWRAARGGETFDAERLQELVQRRAPVYDKSRDGHYNLISALHKSVRGSDPDAALYWFCRMLDGGEDPLFLARRLIRMAVEDIGLADPNALVQANAARDAYQMLGSPEGELALAQSVVYLATAPKSNGAYVAYKAAMRAAKQHGSLAPPKHILNAPTKLMKSEGYGNGYAYDHDQPDAFSGQDYFPEAMGRQRFYDPPERGFERELRKRLDYWDKLRRERGGRS comes from the coding sequence ATGAGCGATCTTTTCCAGTCCGCAGGGCTCGGGGCGCAGACCCGGCGGCCGCTTGCCGACCGGCTGCGGCCCGCGCAGCTTTCCGACGTGGTCGGGCAGGATCACCTGCTCGGCCCCGACGGCGTGCTGACCCGCATGCTGGAGACGGGATCGCTCGGCTCGCTGGTGTTCTGGGGGCCGCCGGGCACCGGCAAGACCACGGTGGCCCGGCTGCTGGCGGATGCGACGGACCTGCGCTTCGAGCAGATCTCGGCGATCTTCAGCGGCGTTGCCGAGCTGAAGAAGGTGTTCGAGGCCGCGCGCGCCTCGCGCCTCACCGGCAAGGCGACGCTGCTCTTCGTCGACGAGATCCACCGCTTCAACCGGGCCCAGCAGGACAGCTTCCTGCCCGTCATGGAGGACGGCACGGTGACGCTGGTCGGCGCCACCACCGAGAACCCGAGCTTCGAGCTCAATGCCGCGCTGCTGTCGCGGGCGCATGTGCTCACCTTCCGCACGCTCGATAGCGAGGCGCTGGAGCGCCTGCTTGCCCGTGCCGAGGCGGAGGAGGGGCGGCCCCTGCCGCTCGATGAGGGCGCGCGCGCCGCGCTCCTGCGCATGGCCGATGGCGACGGACGCGCCGCCCTGACGCTGGCCGAGGACGTCTGGCGCGCCGCGCGCGGCGGGGAGACCTTCGATGCAGAGCGGCTGCAGGAGCTGGTGCAGCGCCGGGCCCCAGTCTACGACAAGTCGCGCGACGGCCACTACAATCTCATCTCGGCGCTGCACAAGTCGGTGCGCGGCTCCGATCCGGATGCGGCGCTCTACTGGTTCTGCCGCATGCTGGACGGCGGCGAGGATCCGTTGTTCCTCGCCCGGCGGCTGATCCGCATGGCGGTCGAGGATATCGGCCTTGCCGACCCCAATGCGCTGGTCCAGGCCAATGCGGCGCGCGATGCCTACCAGATGCTCGGCTCGCCGGAGGGCGAACTGGCGCTGGCGCAGTCGGTCGTCTATCTGGCGACGGCGCCAAAGTCGAACGGCGCCTATGTCGCCTACAAGGCGGCGATGCGCGCGGCCAAGCAGCACGGCTCGCTGGCCCCGCCCAAGCACATCCTCAACGCCCCGACCAAGCTGATGAAGTCGGAAGGCTATGGTAACGGCTACGCCTACGATCACGACCAGCCGGACGCCTTCTCGGGGCAGGACTACTTTCCCGAAGCGATGGGCCGCCAGCGCTTCTACGACCCGCCCGAGCGGGGCTTCGAGCGCGAGCTGCGCAAGCGCCTCGACTATTGGGACAAGCTTCGGCGGGAGCGCGGCGGGCGCTCCTGA
- a CDS encoding DegQ family serine endoprotease, which translates to MSVYTLAGRASFALATVLLIALAGVSSTGAQERTAPRDAAELRLSFAPVVQQAAPAVVNVYASRTVQSRPVSPFFDDPFFRRFFGGPGQDMGRPRERVQSSLGSGVIVSADGIIVTNNHVIAEADAVRVALADRREFDAEIVLKDERTDLAILRVRDASETFPHIEFADSDQLAVGDIVLAIGNPFGVGQTVTQGIISALARTRVGVSDYQFFIQTDAAINPGNSGGALVDMDGRLVGINTAIFSRSGGSNGIGFAIPSNMVHFVVDAAENDGRVRRPWLGASLQTVSAEIAEALGLDRPSGVLVTVVGDGSPADRAGLKVGDLITHVGDTEVTDPDSFGYRFATRTLGSTTTLTVLRPRGEVKLEVTLEAAPETTPRDAREISDYSPFAGTTVMNLSPAVAEELRLDGFDTGVVIAKVEPGSPAARVGLQVGDVVQTINGRAVDSSRTLQRIAGSDPGVWRLEIRRGGRVLRIALRG; encoded by the coding sequence ATGTCCGTCTACACCCTCGCAGGCCGCGCTTCGTTCGCGCTTGCCACCGTTCTTCTCATTGCGCTCGCCGGCGTTTCCAGCACAGGCGCCCAGGAGCGGACAGCGCCGCGCGATGCGGCCGAGCTGCGCCTGTCCTTCGCGCCGGTGGTGCAGCAGGCCGCGCCTGCGGTCGTCAACGTCTATGCCAGCCGCACGGTGCAGAGCCGGCCGGTCTCGCCCTTCTTCGACGATCCGTTCTTCCGGCGCTTCTTCGGCGGGCCGGGGCAGGACATGGGCCGCCCGCGCGAGCGCGTGCAGTCCTCGCTCGGCTCCGGCGTCATCGTGTCGGCCGACGGCATCATCGTCACCAACAACCACGTGATCGCCGAGGCGGACGCGGTGCGGGTGGCGCTGGCCGACCGGCGCGAGTTCGACGCCGAGATCGTGCTGAAGGACGAGCGCACGGATCTCGCCATCCTGCGGGTGAGGGATGCGTCCGAAACCTTCCCGCATATCGAGTTCGCCGATTCCGACCAGCTCGCCGTCGGCGACATCGTACTGGCCATCGGCAATCCCTTCGGCGTCGGCCAGACGGTGACGCAGGGCATCATCTCGGCGCTGGCCCGCACCCGGGTGGGGGTCTCCGACTACCAGTTCTTCATCCAGACGGACGCGGCCATCAACCCGGGCAATTCCGGCGGTGCGCTGGTCGACATGGATGGCCGGCTGGTCGGCATCAACACGGCGATCTTCTCGCGCTCCGGCGGGTCGAACGGCATCGGCTTCGCCATTCCCTCCAACATGGTGCATTTCGTCGTCGATGCGGCGGAGAATGACGGCCGCGTGCGCCGGCCCTGGCTCGGTGCCAGCCTGCAGACCGTCAGCGCGGAGATCGCCGAGGCGCTCGGCCTCGACCGTCCGAGCGGCGTTCTGGTGACCGTGGTCGGCGACGGCAGCCCGGCGGACCGGGCCGGGCTGAAGGTCGGCGACCTCATCACCCATGTCGGCGATACGGAAGTGACCGATCCGGACAGCTTCGGCTATCGCTTTGCCACCCGCACGCTCGGCTCCACCACCACGTTGACGGTCCTGCGGCCGCGCGGCGAGGTGAAGCTGGAGGTGACGCTGGAGGCGGCCCCGGAGACGACCCCGCGCGATGCGCGCGAGATTTCCGACTATTCGCCCTTCGCCGGCACGACGGTGATGAACCTGTCGCCGGCCGTTGCCGAGGAGCTGCGGCTCGACGGGTTCGACACGGGCGTCGTCATCGCCAAGGTCGAGCCGGGCTCGCCGGCGGCGCGTGTCGGTTTGCAGGTCGGCGACGTGGTGCAGACGATCAACGGGCGCGCGGTCGATTCCAGCCGTACCCTGCAGCGCATCGCCGGCAGCGATCCGGGCGTGTGGCGGCTGGAGATCCGGCGCGGCGGCCGGGTCCTGCGGATCGCGCTGCGGGGCTGA
- the rplQ gene encoding 50S ribosomal protein L17 — translation MRHGNRGRKLNRTSSHRKAMFANMSASLIEHEQIVTTLPKAKELRPIVEKLVTLGKRGDLHARRQAIAQIRDVALVRKLFDTLAERYKGRNGGYTRVLKAGFRYGDNAPMAVIEFVDRDVDAKGAVDRARNEAAESAEAAA, via the coding sequence ATGCGCCACGGCAATCGCGGCCGCAAGCTCAACCGGACATCCAGCCATCGCAAGGCGATGTTTGCCAACATGTCCGCTTCGCTGATTGAGCATGAGCAGATCGTGACGACCCTCCCGAAGGCCAAGGAACTGCGGCCGATCGTGGAAAAGCTCGTCACTCTCGGCAAGCGTGGTGACCTGCATGCCCGCCGTCAGGCGATCGCGCAGATCCGCGACGTTGCCCTCGTTCGCAAGCTGTTCGACACGCTTGCCGAGCGCTACAAGGGCCGCAACGGCGGCTACACCCGCGTCCTCAAGGCCGGGTTCCGCTACGGCGACAACGCCCCGATGGCCGTGATCGAGTTCGTCGATCGCGACGTCGACGCCAAGGGTGCGGTCGACCGGGCGCGCAACGAGGCTGCCGAGAGCGCCGAAGCTGCGGCTTGA
- a CDS encoding DNA-directed RNA polymerase subunit alpha produces the protein MSIHKNWQELIKPNKLEVKPGHDPRVVGTVVAEPLERGFGLTLGNALRRVLLSSLQGAAVTAVQIDGVLHEFSSIPGVREDVTDIVLNIKEIALRMQGEGPKRMVVRKQGPGVVTAGDIQTVGDIEVLNPDLVLCTLDEGAEIRMEFTVNTGKGYVPAERNRPEDAPIGLIPVDSLYSPVKKVSYKVENTREGQVLDYDKLTLNVETDGSVSPEDSVAFAARILQDQLSIFVNFEEPRREVKEDTVPELAFNPALLKKVDELELSVRSANCLKNDNIVYIGDLIQKTEAEMLRTPNFGRKSLNEIKEVLAQMGLHLGMEVANWPPENIDELAKRYEDHQY, from the coding sequence TTGAGCATTCACAAAAACTGGCAGGAACTGATCAAGCCGAACAAGCTCGAGGTGAAGCCCGGCCACGACCCGCGTGTCGTCGGTACGGTCGTCGCCGAGCCGCTTGAGCGTGGCTTTGGTCTGACGCTGGGCAATGCCCTGCGCCGCGTGCTTCTGTCCTCGCTCCAGGGCGCGGCAGTGACTGCGGTGCAGATCGACGGCGTTCTGCACGAGTTCTCGTCCATTCCGGGCGTGCGGGAAGATGTCACCGACATCGTCCTGAACATCAAGGAAATCGCGCTGCGCATGCAGGGCGAGGGCCCCAAGCGCATGGTCGTGCGCAAGCAGGGTCCGGGCGTGGTGACGGCTGGCGACATCCAGACGGTCGGCGACATCGAGGTTCTCAACCCCGATCTCGTTCTCTGCACCCTCGACGAGGGCGCGGAGATCCGCATGGAGTTCACGGTCAACACCGGCAAGGGCTACGTGCCGGCGGAGCGCAACCGTCCGGAAGATGCTCCGATCGGGCTCATCCCGGTCGACAGCCTCTACTCCCCGGTCAAGAAGGTCTCCTACAAGGTCGAGAACACCCGTGAGGGCCAGGTTCTCGACTACGACAAGCTGACCCTGAACGTGGAGACCGACGGTTCGGTTTCTCCGGAAGATTCCGTCGCATTCGCGGCGCGTATCCTGCAGGACCAGCTTTCGATCTTCGTCAACTTCGAAGAGCCGCGTCGCGAAGTGAAGGAGGACACCGTCCCCGAGCTCGCGTTCAACCCGGCGCTTCTGAAGAAGGTCGACGAGCTGGAGCTGTCGGTGCGTTCGGCCAACTGTCTGAAGAACGACAATATCGTGTATATTGGCGATCTCATTCAGAAGACCGAGGCGGAGATGCTGCGCACCCCGAACTTCGGCCGCAAGTCGCTCAACGAGATCAAGGAAGTTCTCGCCCAGATGGGTCTCCATCTCGGCATGGAAGTGGCCAACTGGCCGCCGGAGAACATCGACGAGCTCGCCAAGCGCTACGAGGATCATCAGTACTGA
- the rpsK gene encoding 30S ribosomal protein S11 produces MAKDTTRVRRRERKNISSGVAHVNSTFNNTMITITDAQGNAISWSSAGAMGFKGSRKSTPYAAQVAAEDAARKAAEHGMRTLEVEVRGPGSGRESALRALQAAGFMVTSIRDVTPIPHNGCRPRKRRRV; encoded by the coding sequence ATGGCTAAAGACACCACGCGCGTCCGCCGCCGCGAGCGAAAGAATATTTCCTCCGGCGTGGCGCATGTGAACTCCACGTTCAACAACACGATGATCACCATCACCGACGCACAGGGCAACGCGATCTCCTGGTCGTCCGCCGGTGCGATGGGCTTCAAGGGCTCGCGCAAGTCGACCCCGTATGCGGCTCAGGTCGCGGCCGAGGACGCTGCCCGCAAGGCTGCCGAGCACGGCATGCGCACCCTCGAGGTCGAGGTTCGCGGTCCCGGTTCGGGCCGTGAGTCCGCTCTGCGCGCCCTGCAGGCCGCCGGCTTCATGGTGACCTCGATTCGCGACGTGACGCCGATCCCGCACAACGGGTGCCGTCCGCGCAAGCGCCGCCGCGTCTGA
- the rpsM gene encoding 30S ribosomal protein S13 — translation MARIAGVNIPTNKRVVIALQYIHGIGAKFAAEIIEKVNIAPERRVNELSDAEVLAIRETIDRDYIVEGDLRRETAMNIKRLMDLGCYRGLRHRRGLPVRGQRTHTNARTRKGPAKPIAGKKK, via the coding sequence GTGGCCCGTATCGCAGGTGTAAATATCCCGACAAACAAGCGCGTCGTCATCGCGCTTCAGTACATTCACGGCATTGGCGCGAAGTTCGCGGCGGAGATCATCGAGAAGGTGAACATCGCTCCCGAGCGCCGCGTCAACGAGCTGTCCGACGCCGAAGTGCTCGCGATCCGCGAGACCATCGACCGCGACTACATCGTCGAGGGCGACCTGCGTCGTGAGACGGCCATGAACATCAAGCGTCTGATGGACCTGGGCTGCTACCGCGGCCTGCGCCATCGTCGCGGCCTTCCGGTGCGCGGCCAGCGTACCCATACGAACGCCCGCACCCGCAAGGGTCCGGCGAAGCCGATTGCCGGCAAGAAGAAGTAA
- a CDS encoding adenylate kinase codes for MRLIFLGPPGAGKGTQAARLVEKYGIPQLSTGDMLRAAVAAGTPVGLKAKAVMDAGGLVSDEIVIGIVADRIEEADAQKGFILDGFPRTVAQAEALDHMLASKGLKLDMVLELEVDQSILVDRIIKRAADAKAAGQPVRKDDDPEVFKQRLEAYNRDTAVVAPYYRNRGQLVGIDGMQPIDGVSAQIDSALDAVAAAG; via the coding sequence ATGAGGTTGATTTTTCTCGGACCGCCGGGCGCCGGCAAGGGAACGCAGGCCGCTCGGCTGGTCGAGAAGTACGGAATCCCGCAGCTCTCCACCGGTGATATGCTGCGCGCCGCCGTTGCGGCCGGCACGCCGGTCGGACTGAAGGCCAAAGCGGTGATGGATGCCGGCGGGCTCGTGTCCGACGAGATCGTCATCGGCATCGTCGCCGACCGGATCGAGGAAGCGGACGCCCAGAAGGGGTTCATCCTCGACGGCTTCCCGCGGACCGTTGCCCAGGCCGAAGCGCTCGACCACATGCTGGCGAGCAAGGGCCTGAAGCTCGACATGGTGCTGGAACTGGAGGTCGATCAGTCGATCCTCGTCGACCGCATCATCAAGCGCGCCGCCGATGCCAAGGCTGCCGGACAGCCGGTCCGCAAGGACGACGATCCGGAAGTCTTCAAGCAGCGCCTTGAGGCCTATAACCGCGATACCGCGGTCGTGGCTCCCTACTACCGCAACCGCGGACAGCTGGTCGGGATCGACGGCATGCAGCCGATCGACGGGGTCTCGGCACAGATCGATTCCGCGCTTGACGCGGTGGCGGCTGCGGGCTAA
- the secY gene encoding preprotein translocase subunit SecY, whose protein sequence is MASAAEQLAANLNFSAFAKAEELKKRIWFTLGALLVYRFGTYVPLPGINPDAFAQAFGQAQQGIVGLFNMFSGGAVERMAILALGIMPYISASIIIQLLTSVVPSLEQLKKEGEQGRKVINQYTRYGTVVLATFQAYGIAIGLESAANVVVDPGWFFRISAVITLVGGTMFLMWLGEQITARGIGNGISLIIFAGIVAGLPSAVASTLELGRQGALATPIIIGIIALSIVVIALIVFMERAQRRLRIQYPKRNVGNRMVEGNTSFLPLKLNTAGVIPPIFASSLLLVPATLSGLGTTGDESSWLTTVTALLGHGQPLYMLLYAALIVFFCFFYTAIVFNPSDTADNLKKHGGFIPGLRPGERTAQYIDYVLTRITVVGAIYIVLVCLLPEFLISATGVPFYFGGTSLLIIVSVTMDTVSQIQGHLLAHQYEGLVKKAKLRGKRR, encoded by the coding sequence ATGGCATCTGCTGCCGAACAGCTAGCGGCTAATCTGAACTTTTCAGCTTTCGCCAAAGCCGAGGAATTGAAGAAGCGTATCTGGTTCACACTGGGTGCGCTTCTTGTGTATCGGTTCGGCACTTACGTGCCGCTGCCCGGGATCAATCCGGATGCCTTCGCGCAGGCCTTTGGCCAGGCGCAGCAGGGCATCGTCGGGCTGTTCAACATGTTTTCCGGCGGTGCCGTGGAGCGCATGGCGATCCTGGCCCTCGGAATCATGCCCTACATCTCGGCGTCGATCATCATCCAGCTGCTGACCTCGGTTGTTCCCTCGCTGGAGCAGCTGAAGAAGGAAGGCGAGCAGGGCCGCAAGGTCATCAACCAGTACACCCGCTACGGCACGGTGGTTCTGGCGACCTTCCAGGCCTACGGCATCGCCATCGGCCTCGAGAGCGCCGCCAATGTGGTGGTCGATCCGGGCTGGTTCTTCCGCATTTCCGCGGTGATCACGCTGGTCGGCGGCACCATGTTCCTGATGTGGCTGGGCGAGCAGATCACCGCCCGCGGCATCGGCAACGGCATCTCGCTGATAATCTTCGCCGGCATCGTCGCGGGCCTGCCGTCCGCGGTCGCCTCGACGCTGGAGCTCGGCCGCCAGGGCGCGCTCGCTACCCCGATCATCATCGGCATCATCGCACTGTCGATCGTTGTGATCGCCCTGATCGTGTTCATGGAGCGTGCGCAGCGCCGGCTGCGGATCCAGTATCCGAAGCGCAACGTCGGCAATCGCATGGTCGAGGGCAACACCTCGTTCCTGCCGCTGAAGCTCAACACCGCCGGCGTCATTCCGCCGATCTTCGCCTCTTCTCTGCTGCTGGTTCCGGCCACCCTGTCGGGCCTCGGCACGACCGGCGACGAGAGCAGCTGGCTGACGACGGTGACCGCGCTGCTTGGCCACGGCCAGCCGCTCTACATGCTGCTCTACGCGGCCCTGATCGTGTTCTTCTGCTTCTTCTACACGGCGATCGTGTTCAATCCGTCGGACACCGCCGACAACCTGAAGAAGCATGGCGGCTTCATTCCGGGCCTGCGTCCGGGCGAGCGCACCGCCCAGTACATCGACTATGTGCTGACCCGCATCACGGTGGTCGGTGCCATCTATATCGTCCTGGTCTGTCTATTACCCGAATTCCTCATTTCCGCGACCGGCGTTCCGTTCTACTTCGGAGGCACCTCGCTGCTGATCATCGTCAGCGTGACCATGGATACGGTTTCCCAGATCCAGGGGCACCTGCTTGCGCATCAGTACGAAGGCCTTGTCAAGAAGGCGAAACTCAGGGGGAAGCGTAGATGA
- the rplO gene encoding 50S ribosomal protein L15, producing the protein MKLNELRDNPGATKERMRVGRGIGSGKGKTGGRGVKGQKSRSGVAIKGFEGGQMPLHRRLPKRGFTNIFAKSFNAVSLGRVQIAIDAGKLDASQTVTAEALKAAGVIRRVKDGVRLLSDGELKAGVTFEVAGASKNALAAVEKAGGKVTIIGAQAE; encoded by the coding sequence ATGAAACTGAATGAACTCCGGGACAATCCGGGTGCCACCAAGGAGCGCATGCGCGTCGGCCGTGGCATTGGTTCGGGCAAGGGCAAGACCGGTGGCCGTGGTGTCAAGGGTCAGAAGTCCCGCTCGGGCGTCGCGATCAAGGGCTTCGAGGGCGGCCAGATGCCGCTGCATCGTCGCCTGCCGAAGCGCGGCTTCACCAACATCTTCGCAAAGTCGTTCAACGCGGTCTCGCTTGGCCGTGTCCAGATTGCGATCGATGCTGGCAAGCTCGATGCTTCCCAGACGGTGACTGCAGAGGCCCTCAAGGCCGCTGGCGTCATCCGCCGCGTCAAGGACGGTGTCCGCCTGCTCTCCGATGGTGAGCTGAAGGCGGGTGTGACCTTCGAGGTCGCCGGTGCCTCCAAGAACGCGCTTGCCGCGGTCGAGAAGGCCGGTGGCAAGGTCACGATTATCGGAGCCCAGGCTGAATAA
- the rpmD gene encoding 50S ribosomal protein L30: MANEKTVTVEQVGSPIRRPKDQRATLVGLGLNKMHRRSTLKDTPEVRGMIRKVQHLVRVVEDA; this comes from the coding sequence ATGGCGAACGAAAAGACCGTCACGGTCGAGCAGGTGGGTAGCCCGATTCGGCGCCCGAAGGACCAGCGGGCAACGCTCGTCGGTCTCGGTCTGAATAAGATGCACCGCCGCTCGACGCTGAAGGATACCCCGGAAGTGCGTGGCATGATCCGGAAGGTTCAGCACCTCGTGCGCGTCGTCGAAGACGCGTAA
- the rpsE gene encoding 30S ribosomal protein S5, with protein sequence MARQDTRERGGDRAERDSEFVDKLVHINRVAKVVKGGRRFGFAALVVVGDQKGRVGFGHGKAREVPEAIRKATEAAKRSMIRVALREGRTLHHDVNGRHGAGKVVLRAAPAGTGIIAGGPMRAVFETLGVQDVVAKSLGSANPYNMVRATFEALKQEDSPRSVAARRGLKVSQIQSRRRDIDDSVPAAEA encoded by the coding sequence ATGGCGAGACAGGATACACGGGAGCGCGGTGGCGATCGCGCCGAGCGCGACAGCGAGTTTGTCGACAAGCTCGTCCACATCAATCGCGTCGCCAAGGTCGTGAAGGGCGGACGCCGCTTCGGATTTGCCGCACTCGTCGTGGTCGGCGACCAGAAGGGCCGCGTCGGCTTTGGTCACGGCAAGGCGCGTGAGGTGCCTGAGGCGATCCGCAAGGCGACCGAGGCTGCCAAGCGCTCGATGATCCGCGTCGCTCTGCGCGAGGGTCGGACCCTGCACCACGACGTCAACGGCCGTCATGGCGCCGGCAAGGTCGTGCTGCGTGCGGCTCCGGCCGGTACCGGCATCATCGCCGGCGGCCCGATGCGCGCCGTGTTCGAGACGCTCGGCGTCCAGGACGTGGTGGCGAAGTCGCTCGGTTCGGCGAACCCCTACAACATGGTGCGCGCCACCTTCGAGGCCCTCAAGCAGGAGGACAGCCCGCGTTCGGTTGCTGCCCGCCGCGGCCTCAAGGTTTCGCAGATCCAGTCGCGTCGCCGCGACATCGACGACAGCGTTCCGGCCGCCGAGGCTTGA
- the rplR gene encoding 50S ribosomal protein L18 codes for MAKTNNGFERRRDRVRRSIKKVLNGRPRLSVHRSSKQIYAQIIDDVQGHTLASASTVEKDLRGSLKTGGNISAAAEVGKLIAERAKAAGVTKVVFDRGGYMYHGRVKALADAAREGGLEF; via the coding sequence ATGGCGAAGACAAACAATGGCTTCGAACGCCGCCGCGACCGCGTCCGTCGTTCGATCAAGAAGGTTCTGAACGGCCGTCCGCGTCTGTCGGTTCACCGTTCGTCCAAGCAGATCTATGCTCAGATCATCGACGATGTGCAGGGTCACACCCTGGCATCCGCCTCGACGGTCGAGAAGGATCTTCGTGGCTCGCTGAAGACCGGCGGCAACATCTCGGCTGCGGCCGAGGTCGGCAAGCTCATCGCAGAGCGCGCCAAGGCTGCCGGTGTCACCAAGGTCGTGTTCGACCGTGGCGGCTACATGTACCACGGGCGCGTGAAGGCTCTGGCCGACGCCGCGCGCGAGGGCGGACTGGAATTCTGA
- the rplF gene encoding 50S ribosomal protein L6 encodes MSRIGKKPVPVPSGVTATINGQTVEVKGPKGQMSFVLNSLVLAEMNDDGISIKMREDSKPARAMWGMSRTMVENLVTGVSKGFEKKLEITGVGYRAQVQGKNLQLALGFSHDVVYSMPEGIEAACPKPTEIVITGIDKQRVGQVAAEIRKYRPPEPYKGKGIRYAGEYIVRKEGKKK; translated from the coding sequence ATGTCTCGAATTGGCAAGAAGCCAGTCCCCGTGCCTAGCGGGGTAACGGCAACGATCAACGGTCAGACGGTTGAGGTTAAGGGCCCGAAGGGACAGATGTCCTTCGTGCTCAACAGCCTCGTTCTGGCCGAAATGAACGACGACGGTATCTCGATCAAGATGCGTGAGGACAGCAAGCCTGCCCGCGCCATGTGGGGCATGTCCCGCACGATGGTCGAGAACCTGGTGACGGGCGTCAGCAAGGGCTTCGAGAAGAAGCTTGAGATCACTGGCGTCGGTTACCGCGCACAGGTGCAGGGCAAGAACCTGCAGCTCGCGCTCGGTTTCTCCCATGACGTGGTCTATTCGATGCCCGAGGGTATCGAGGCCGCTTGCCCGAAGCCGACGGAAATCGTCATCACCGGCATCGACAAGCAGCGCGTTGGTCAGGTTGCTGCGGAAATCCGCAAGTACCGGCCGCCGGAGCCCTACAAGGGCAAGGGCATCCGCTATGCGGGCGAATACATCGTCCGTAAGGAAGGCAAGAAGAAGTAA
- the rpsH gene encoding 30S ribosomal protein S8 yields MAISDPLGDMLTRIRNAQMRRKSKVSTPASKLREHVLDVLVAEGYIRGYSMVEYEGGKSELEIELKYFDGEPVIRSIERVSKPGRRVYSSVKNIPRVANGLGVSILSTPRGVMADHDAREQNVGGEVLCRIF; encoded by the coding sequence ATGGCGATTTCTGATCCCTTGGGCGATATGCTCACCCGGATCCGCAATGCCCAGATGCGGCGCAAGAGCAAGGTCTCGACGCCGGCTTCGAAGTTGCGCGAACATGTGCTCGACGTTTTGGTCGCGGAAGGGTATATCCGCGGCTACTCGATGGTCGAGTACGAGGGCGGCAAGTCCGAGCTCGAGATCGAGCTGAAGTATTTTGACGGCGAGCCGGTGATTCGCTCTATCGAGCGCGTCTCGAAGCCGGGTCGGCGGGTGTACTCTTCGGTGAAGAATATCCCGCGCGTCGCAAACGGCCTGGGTGTCTCGATCCTGTCCACGCCGCGTGGTGTGATGGCAGATCATGATGCCCGTGAGCAGAACGTGGGTGGCGAGGTTCTCTGCCGCATCTTCTGA
- the rpsN gene encoding 30S ribosomal protein S14 has translation MAKKSAIEKNKRRERLVKKYAEKRAELKAAAKDESLSLEERYAARLKLAKLPRNSAEIRVRNRCEVTGRPRGYYRKLKMSRVALRELGSKGLVPGLVKSSW, from the coding sequence ATGGCGAAGAAGAGCGCGATCGAGAAGAACAAGCGGCGCGAGCGGCTCGTTAAGAAGTACGCCGAAAAGCGTGCGGAACTGAAGGCGGCGGCGAAGGACGAGAGCCTTTCGCTGGAGGAGCGCTACGCAGCGCGCCTCAAGCTCGCCAAGCTGCCGCGCAACTCGGCGGAGATTCGCGTGCGCAACCGGTGCGAAGTCACCGGTCGTCCGCGCGGTTACTACCGCAAGCTGAAGATGTCGCGCGTTGCGCTTCGCGAGCTGGGCTCCAAGGGCTTGGTCCCGGGCCTCGTGAAGTCGAGCTGGTAA
- the rplE gene encoding 50S ribosomal protein L5 produces the protein MAETKTAPRLKTEYLEKIRPALQEKFNYKNPMQIPSLEKIVLNMGVGEAVADSKKAKIAAEDLAMIAGQKPVITRARKSIATFKVREGMPLGAKVTLRGERMYEFLDRLITIALPRVRDFRGLNAKSFDGRGNYAMGIKEHIVFPEINYDKVDQIWGLDVIVCTSADNDDEARELLRAFNFPFRK, from the coding sequence ATGGCTGAGACCAAGACCGCTCCGCGGCTGAAGACGGAATATCTTGAAAAGATCCGTCCGGCCCTGCAGGAGAAGTTCAACTACAAGAACCCGATGCAGATCCCGTCGCTCGAGAAGATCGTTCTCAACATGGGCGTCGGCGAGGCTGTGGCGGACAGCAAGAAGGCGAAGATCGCCGCTGAGGACCTGGCCATGATCGCCGGTCAGAAGCCGGTGATCACCCGTGCCCGCAAGTCCATCGCCACCTTCAAGGTGCGTGAGGGCATGCCGCTCGGCGCCAAGGTCACGCTGCGTGGCGAGCGCATGTACGAGTTCCTGGACCGCCTGATCACCATCGCGCTTCCGCGCGTTCGTGACTTCCGCGGCCTGAACGCGAAGAGCTTCGACGGGCGTGGCAACTATGCCATGGGCATCAAGGAGCACATCGTGTTCCCGGAGATCAATTACGACAAGGTCGACCAGATCTGGGGCCTTGACGTGATCGTGTGCACGTCCGCGGATAATGATGACGAGGCGCGCGAGCTTCTGCGCGCGTTCAACTTCCCGTTCCGTAAGTAA